In one window of Azotobacter salinestris DNA:
- a CDS encoding urease accessory protein UreD, which produces MNAPTAPVLFSPAWHAELDLAYARAGDATRPVRRRHAGPLRVQKHLYPEGPEVCQHILVHPPGGIAGGDRLEIAAEVGSGAWAQLTSPGAAKWYRAAAPAMQQLRLHVAAGATLEWLPQETIVYSAAQAELDTWIELEGDARLFYWDIVALGRPASGERFAAGRYRAALDIRRDGRLLWHERQRLDGGDGLLDSPIGLDGAPVFATLLVTGEIDAALLARCRELPARVRGDLTQLPNLLVGRCLADQALHARAWLIDLWRLLRPALLGRDALPPRIWST; this is translated from the coding sequence ATGAACGCGCCCACGGCCCCTGTCCTGTTCAGCCCCGCCTGGCACGCCGAGCTGGACCTCGCCTATGCCCGCGCCGGCGACGCCACGCGTCCGGTAAGGCGCCGCCACGCGGGCCCCTTGCGGGTGCAGAAGCATCTCTACCCGGAAGGGCCCGAGGTCTGCCAGCACATCCTCGTGCATCCGCCGGGCGGCATCGCCGGCGGCGACCGGCTGGAGATCGCCGCCGAGGTCGGCAGCGGCGCCTGGGCGCAGCTGACCAGCCCCGGCGCGGCCAAGTGGTACCGCGCCGCCGCCCCTGCCATGCAGCAATTAAGGTTGCATGTGGCGGCCGGCGCCACCCTGGAATGGCTGCCCCAGGAAACCATCGTGTATTCCGCCGCCCAGGCCGAGCTGGACACGTGGATCGAACTGGAGGGCGACGCCCGGCTGTTCTACTGGGACATCGTCGCCCTCGGCCGCCCGGCCAGCGGCGAGCGCTTCGCCGCCGGCCGCTACCGCGCCGCCCTGGACATCCGTCGCGACGGCCGCCTGCTCTGGCACGAGCGCCAGCGCCTGGACGGCGGCGACGGCCTGCTCGACTCGCCGATCGGCCTGGACGGCGCGCCGGTGTTCGCCACCCTGCTGGTCACAGGCGAGATCGACGCCGCGCTGCTGGCGCGCTGCCGCGAATTGCCCGCCCGGGTGCGCGGCGACCTCACCCAACTGCCGAATCTCCTGGTCGGCCGCTGCCTGGCCGATCAGGCACTGCACGCCCGCGCCTGGCTGATCGACCTCTGGCGTCTGCTGCGCCCCGCCCTGCTCGGCCGCGACGCCCTTCCCCCCCGTATCTGGAGCACCTGA
- a CDS encoding urease subunit gamma: protein MDLTPREKDKLLIFTAGLLAERRLARGLRLNHPEAVAYISAALLEGARDGHTVAELMHIGTTLLTRDQVMEGVPEMIAEIQIEATFPDGTKLVTVHQPIA from the coding sequence ATGGATCTGACGCCCCGCGAGAAAGACAAGCTGCTGATCTTCACCGCCGGCCTGCTGGCCGAGCGGCGCCTGGCCCGCGGCCTCAGGCTCAACCACCCGGAAGCCGTGGCCTACATTTCCGCCGCCCTGCTCGAGGGCGCCCGCGACGGCCATACGGTGGCCGAGCTGATGCACATCGGCACCACCCTGCTGACCCGCGACCAGGTCATGGAGGGCGTGCCGGAGATGATCGCGGAGATCCAGATCGAGGCCACCTTCCCCGACGGCACCAAGCTGGTGACCGTGCATCAACCGATCGCATGA
- a CDS encoding ethanolamine ammonia-lyase subunit EutB: MSGFAHAVGGQTWRFDSLRELLAKASPARSGDYLAGVAADSDAERVAAQMALAEVPLGHFLNEAVIPYETDEVTRLILDGHDAAAFAPVAHLTVGGLRDWLLGPAADEASLRALAPGLTPEMAAAVSKLMRVQDLVLVAQKIRVETRFRNSLGLRGRLSTRLQPNHPTDDPAGIAASVLDGLLYGNGDAVIGVNPASDSLEAIGELLKMLDAVIQRYQIPTQACVLTHVTSSIAAIERGLPVDLVFQSIAGTQAANASFGIDLAVLREGYEAGLSLKRGSLGDNLMYFETGQGSALSANAHHGVDQQTCEARAYAVARRFRPLLVNTVVGFIGPEYLYNGKQIIRAGLEDHFCGKLLGLPMGCDICYTNHAEADQDDMDMLLTLLGVAGVNFIMGVPGSDDVMLNYQSTSFHDALYARQSLGLRAAPEFEEWLARMGILRQDGGRLILGDELPAAFRPALARLS; this comes from the coding sequence ATGAGCGGTTTTGCCCATGCCGTCGGCGGCCAGACCTGGCGCTTCGACAGTCTTCGCGAACTGCTGGCCAAGGCCAGTCCGGCGCGCTCCGGCGACTACCTGGCCGGGGTGGCGGCAGACAGCGACGCCGAGCGGGTGGCGGCGCAGATGGCGCTGGCCGAGGTGCCGCTCGGGCACTTCCTGAACGAGGCGGTGATCCCCTACGAGACGGACGAGGTCACCCGGCTGATCCTCGACGGCCACGACGCCGCTGCCTTCGCCCCGGTCGCCCATCTCACCGTCGGCGGCCTGCGCGACTGGCTGCTCGGCCCGGCGGCCGACGAGGCGAGTCTGCGCGCCCTAGCGCCGGGGCTGACCCCGGAGATGGCCGCCGCGGTGTCCAAGCTGATGCGCGTCCAGGACCTGGTGCTGGTGGCGCAGAAGATCCGCGTGGAGACGCGCTTTCGCAACAGCCTCGGGCTGCGCGGACGGCTCTCCACCCGCCTGCAGCCCAACCATCCCACCGACGATCCGGCGGGCATCGCCGCCAGCGTCCTCGACGGGCTGCTCTACGGCAACGGCGACGCGGTGATCGGCGTCAACCCGGCCAGCGACAGCCTGGAGGCGATCGGCGAACTCTTGAAGATGCTCGACGCGGTGATCCAGCGCTACCAGATCCCCACCCAGGCCTGCGTGCTCACCCATGTCACCTCGTCGATCGCCGCCATCGAGCGCGGCCTGCCGGTCGACCTGGTGTTCCAGTCGATCGCCGGCACCCAGGCGGCCAACGCCAGCTTCGGCATCGACCTCGCAGTGCTGCGCGAGGGCTACGAGGCCGGCCTCAGCCTCAAGCGCGGCAGCCTCGGCGACAACCTGATGTACTTCGAGACCGGCCAGGGCAGCGCGCTGTCGGCCAACGCCCACCACGGCGTCGACCAGCAGACCTGCGAGGCGCGCGCCTACGCCGTGGCGCGGCGCTTCAGGCCGCTCTTGGTGAACACCGTGGTCGGCTTCATCGGCCCGGAATATCTCTACAACGGCAAGCAGATCATCCGCGCCGGCCTCGAGGACCATTTCTGCGGCAAGCTGCTCGGCCTGCCGATGGGCTGCGACATCTGCTACACCAACCACGCCGAGGCCGACCAGGACGACATGGACATGCTGCTGACCCTGCTAGGCGTGGCCGGGGTCAACTTCATCATGGGCGTGCCCGGCTCCGACGACGTGATGCTCAACTACCAGAGCACCTCCTTCCACGACGCCCTCTACGCCCGGCAGAGCCTCGGCCTGCGCGCCGCGCCGGAGTTCGAGGAGTGGCTCGCGCGGATGGGCATCCTGCGCCAGGACGGCGGCCGGCTAATCCTCGGCGACGAGTTGCCGGCGGCCTTCCGCCCGGCGCTGGCGCGGCTGTCCTGA